In one window of Coleofasciculus chthonoplastes PCC 7420 DNA:
- a CDS encoding OmpA family protein, translating to MALPGKKGSAISQLEDLLDLLMDLQDPNSTEATTTGMSSAKEKGETQGEPHTDQLKQQGVEKDEAIEEAEEVGEAEEAEEAEEAEEAEEVGEVGEAGEAGEAEEAEEDGIIADSSSLEDKSPPQNSTPSQEQEQGWERDISDSVKSQANLEESQNPTDNFAAKETQTAVKNLSNGETESLFDHSTPELSSAEKLNSLNQSQINPTSPENVSEQSTESSNPLISDQLLTALEELNQSPLESTENGLYSSQLSESDQSKPEEFEQSAASSYQLQHIPENQSQESLAAYDANIEDEFERLQKLLLTPDILDSQEGIELLKEKFSSLESQIYDPSNLIKLMLPLITQILSMKIAEAREEMASAIAPIVDEMIEAKTKEDKEGICSALAPIIPSAVNYQILSNPGEFARAIAPEMSAAIKEQIEIERDAMVDALYPVMGGTFYKYLSEAMRAIDQKLENSLSPEGIARKIRAKSQGISEAELIFKESMPFSIQAMFLIHKASGLVIAEVQPFGKQQLESDMVAGMLTAIRSFVNDCIMQSGEISELDRIEYGHCDILLEVAGYCYLAVVTQGDPPKSFIDKIREALGTIVLRHGKAIESFDGDPDNVPEQIPSLLNSLTIVNPKSETSPRKVPVALLSFCAAVLGLIFIPWGFHLHRSGVNQQFEEKTAVALASDPELAVYRLNVEAQGDTITLSGKLPNQYLVEKAGQIAQTTIPNGEIDNDIIAIKVPPDPVEVAAEVERVTAILNQTERLAIWTNFQDGQVTVEGSVIQVKDAQKITEALEEIPGVDSVTNTVQLQPLALASRIYFDLNSADLKASEQAKMDALTAFLADYPNQSLRVIGHSDPSGTPLENQELALERAKAVAEVLVRQGIDARRLEVSGTTKPPTGVYADEPHQYSRFVEFEAIAR from the coding sequence ATGGCTTTACCAGGAAAAAAGGGATCTGCCATATCCCAGCTAGAGGACTTGCTGGATTTATTGATGGATTTACAAGATCCTAACTCGACTGAAGCCACCACAACAGGAATGTCTTCCGCCAAGGAGAAAGGGGAAACTCAGGGTGAACCCCATACCGATCAGTTAAAACAACAGGGAGTAGAAAAAGATGAAGCAATAGAGGAAGCAGAGGAAGTAGGGGAAGCAGAGGAAGCAGAGGAAGCAGAGGAAGCAGAGGAAGCAGAGGAAGTAGGGGAAGTAGGGGAAGCAGGGGAAGCAGGGGAAGCAGAGGAAGCAGAGGAAGATGGAATTATAGCCGATTCGAGTAGTCTGGAGGATAAATCACCCCCCCAGAATTCAACACCTTCTCAAGAGCAGGAGCAAGGTTGGGAGAGAGATATTTCAGATTCCGTGAAAAGTCAGGCTAATCTAGAGGAATCACAAAACCCTACAGATAATTTCGCTGCCAAGGAGACTCAAACAGCAGTAAAAAATTTATCAAATGGGGAAACTGAATCATTATTTGACCATTCAACGCCTGAACTATCCTCCGCTGAAAAGTTGAACTCATTGAATCAATCTCAGATTAACCCAACCTCACCTGAAAACGTGTCTGAACAATCTACCGAATCCAGCAACCCTTTAATTTCTGATCAACTTTTGACAGCACTAGAAGAGTTGAATCAATCACCATTAGAGTCAACCGAAAATGGACTATACTCATCCCAGTTAAGCGAATCAGATCAGTCAAAACCTGAGGAATTTGAACAGTCAGCCGCATCCTCATATCAGCTTCAACATATACCTGAAAACCAGAGCCAGGAATCCCTCGCCGCTTATGATGCAAATATTGAGGATGAATTTGAACGATTGCAAAAATTACTCCTAACACCCGATATCCTCGATTCGCAAGAAGGCATTGAACTGCTCAAAGAAAAATTTTCCTCTTTAGAAAGTCAAATTTATGATCCGAGTAATTTAATTAAATTAATGCTGCCATTAATTACTCAAATTTTAAGCATGAAAATTGCTGAAGCTAGAGAAGAAATGGCAAGTGCGATCGCGCCGATTGTGGATGAGATGATTGAGGCGAAAACCAAAGAAGATAAAGAGGGGATCTGTTCCGCCTTAGCACCGATTATTCCCTCTGCCGTTAACTATCAAATCCTCAGCAACCCCGGTGAATTTGCCCGCGCCATTGCCCCGGAAATGAGCGCGGCGATTAAAGAACAAATAGAGATTGAACGGGATGCCATGGTAGACGCCCTTTATCCAGTCATGGGCGGGACATTCTATAAATATTTGTCTGAAGCGATGCGGGCGATTGATCAAAAATTGGAAAACTCCCTAAGTCCGGAGGGAATTGCTCGCAAAATTCGGGCGAAAAGTCAGGGAATCTCTGAGGCAGAACTCATATTTAAAGAGTCGATGCCCTTTAGCATCCAAGCAATGTTTCTGATTCATAAAGCATCAGGATTAGTGATTGCTGAAGTTCAACCCTTTGGCAAACAACAATTAGAGTCAGATATGGTGGCGGGGATGCTGACCGCCATTCGCAGTTTTGTCAATGATTGTATTATGCAATCCGGTGAAATCTCAGAACTGGATCGCATCGAATACGGACATTGTGACATTCTCTTAGAAGTCGCTGGGTACTGTTATCTGGCTGTGGTGACACAAGGCGATCCGCCGAAGTCATTTATCGACAAAATACGCGAGGCTTTGGGTACTATCGTTCTTCGCCATGGGAAGGCGATCGAATCATTTGATGGCGATCCGGATAATGTACCGGAACAAATCCCGTCTCTTCTGAATTCATTAACCATCGTTAATCCCAAATCCGAAACGTCGCCGCGTAAAGTACCTGTCGCCTTGTTAAGCTTTTGCGCCGCCGTATTGGGTCTAATTTTTATTCCTTGGGGTTTTCATCTGCATCGTAGTGGTGTCAATCAGCAGTTTGAGGAAAAAACCGCCGTGGCTTTGGCATCTGATCCCGAACTTGCCGTCTATCGGTTAAATGTCGAGGCACAAGGCGATACGATTACCCTATCCGGCAAATTACCGAATCAATATCTCGTCGAAAAAGCGGGACAAATTGCCCAAACGACTATACCGAATGGTGAGATAGATAATGATATCATTGCCATCAAGGTTCCCCCCGATCCCGTCGAAGTCGCCGCCGAGGTTGAGCGTGTCACCGCGATTCTCAATCAAACCGAACGTTTGGCAATTTGGACGAATTTTCAGGACGGTCAAGTTACCGTAGAAGGCAGTGTAATTCAGGTCAAAGATGCCCAGAAAATTACCGAGGCTTTAGAAGAAATTCCGGGAGTGGACTCGGTAACCAACACCGTGCAACTGCAACCTCTCGCCTTAGCCTCTCGCATCTACTTCGATCTCAATTCCGCCGACTTAAAAGCGTCAGAACAAGCCAAAATGGACGCCTTGACTGCATTCCTCGCCGATTACCCCAACCAATCCCTGCGAGTCATTGGTCATAGTGATCCCAGTGGTACACCCTTAGAAAATCAGGAATTAGCCCTCGAACGGGCAAAAGCCGTCGCTGAGGTA